Proteins from a genomic interval of Xanthomonas sp. AM6:
- a CDS encoding disulfide bond formation protein B, translating to MNPFRWSFRAQFLLGFLSCAALLGYAIYVQLQLGIEPCPLCIFQRIAFAALGLLFLLGALHGPARSGGRKVYGVLAFLAAAIGAGISAKHVSVQLFPDPMASCGPPLSFLRETLGPFEVMRRVLTGTGDCGNIDWRFLGLSMPMWCLICFVLLAVFALYAGFKTRRRSLH from the coding sequence ATGAACCCGTTCCGCTGGAGTTTCCGCGCGCAGTTCCTGCTCGGCTTCCTGAGTTGCGCCGCGCTGCTGGGCTATGCGATCTACGTGCAGCTGCAGCTGGGCATCGAGCCCTGTCCGCTGTGCATCTTCCAGCGCATCGCGTTCGCCGCGCTGGGGCTGCTGTTCCTGCTCGGCGCCTTGCACGGCCCGGCGCGCAGCGGCGGGCGCAAGGTCTATGGCGTGCTGGCGTTCCTGGCCGCGGCCATCGGCGCCGGCATCTCCGCCAAGCACGTGTCGGTGCAGCTGTTTCCCGACCCGATGGCGTCCTGCGGGCCGCCGCTGAGCTTCCTGCGCGAGACGCTGGGGCCGTTCGAGGTGATGCGCCGGGTGCTGACCGGGACCGGCGACTGCGGCAACATCGATTGGCGCTTCCTCGGCCTGTCGATGCCGATGTGGTGCCTGATCTGCTTCGTGCTGCTGGCGGTGTTCGCGCTGTATGCCGGGTTCAAGACCAGGCGGCGGTCGCTGCATTGA